In a genomic window of Gloeothece verrucosa PCC 7822:
- a CDS encoding class I SAM-dependent methyltransferase, translating to MDNENYYLKSRESGQNIYEIWEQGKNYKDSVTPATYDPQYRTFMCQKIESLVGEQKTKPILSIGSGNAFVESDLHQKGYDVTANDVNKEAVELARKKGLPAIWADIKDWEPIGKTFTLIYGDGVAGHLYDTIGGLRTIFRRLKFLLSEQGGTLLISNDPATNGELLHPHPQLESFYWFSADYICSELVKAGFRTVESEYFVYNRPISGPRKRLIVTGKI from the coding sequence GTGGACAACGAAAACTACTATCTAAAATCCCGAGAATCCGGACAAAACATTTATGAAATCTGGGAACAGGGAAAAAACTATAAAGACTCTGTTACCCCTGCCACTTATGATCCTCAATACCGAACTTTTATGTGTCAAAAAATAGAGTCACTTGTTGGGGAACAAAAAACAAAACCCATTTTAAGTATTGGTTCAGGTAATGCTTTTGTCGAAAGCGATTTACATCAAAAAGGCTATGATGTGACAGCTAATGATGTCAACAAAGAAGCCGTAGAACTCGCCAGAAAAAAAGGATTACCCGCCATTTGGGCAGATATTAAAGATTGGGAGCCAATAGGAAAAACCTTTACTTTAATTTATGGTGATGGAGTGGCCGGCCACCTCTATGATACAATTGGCGGATTGAGAACCATTTTTAGGCGCTTAAAATTTTTGCTATCTGAACAAGGAGGAACCCTTTTAATTTCTAATGATCCAGCTACTAACGGTGAATTATTACACCCTCATCCTCAGCTAGAAAGTTTTTACTGGTTTTCGGCTGATTATATTTGTTCAGAATTAGTAAAAGCTGGATTTAGAACCGTTGAATCTGAGTATTTTGTTTATAATCGACCTATATCAGGACCTAGAAAGCGATTAATCGTTACCGGCAAAATTTAG
- a CDS encoding acyl-CoA dehydrogenase family protein, which yields MPTNLTVNKQQVLAQMTALAQEKFARRAAHYDQTASFPVEDFQDLFNAGLQAPAVPVEYGGLGLGHSTDIYTLWMMTKELAKVDLSLARCWEGHTNSQILLAAMGNESQKKRWFEGIVKRGEKWAGWSGEPLSKIPGQTDKIGTRVQEVKGGYIIDGTKVFATSANAAQWSILLVNTAGVGGVRHHNGASSAVLMLACDLSDPSVSFDATWWEPIGMRATISYLVRFEQTFIPQENLIGYPGQYLLEEWQTRFTPQYGAAFLGAAEGAYDYALKYINQQERQQDPYVQHRIAKAAINIETMYLWLQKVAKLWESGQEQEAKPAGNRVRYLAEQLALETLDLCVRTCGARSLIKPSPLERIFRDLSFYTLHDNCDRVLASIGQEILGESYDRSFFQNKPSASP from the coding sequence GTGCCCACAAATTTAACCGTTAACAAACAACAGGTGTTGGCTCAAATGACAGCACTCGCGCAAGAGAAATTCGCTCGGCGAGCGGCTCATTATGACCAAACCGCAAGCTTTCCTGTAGAGGATTTTCAAGACCTTTTCAACGCCGGTTTACAGGCTCCAGCCGTTCCTGTAGAATATGGCGGCTTAGGGTTAGGACACAGTACCGATATTTATACCCTTTGGATGATGACAAAAGAACTCGCCAAAGTAGATTTATCCCTAGCACGCTGTTGGGAAGGACACACCAACTCCCAAATATTACTCGCCGCTATGGGAAATGAAAGTCAGAAAAAGCGATGGTTTGAAGGCATTGTCAAACGGGGGGAAAAATGGGCCGGTTGGAGTGGTGAACCTCTATCAAAAATTCCCGGACAAACCGATAAAATCGGTACCCGTGTTCAAGAAGTTAAAGGAGGCTATATTATAGATGGCACAAAAGTTTTTGCTACCAGTGCCAACGCCGCACAATGGTCTATACTGCTAGTAAACACCGCCGGGGTAGGTGGAGTCCGACATCATAACGGAGCTTCTAGCGCAGTGCTAATGTTAGCTTGTGACTTATCGGACCCGAGCGTAAGCTTTGATGCTACCTGGTGGGAACCCATCGGTATGCGTGCAACCATTAGTTACCTAGTCCGTTTTGAGCAAACTTTTATTCCCCAAGAAAATTTAATAGGTTATCCTGGACAATATTTGCTAGAAGAATGGCAAACTCGATTTACTCCCCAGTATGGAGCGGCTTTTTTAGGTGCGGCTGAAGGAGCCTATGATTATGCCCTCAAATATATTAACCAACAGGAGAGACAACAAGACCCCTATGTACAACACCGCATTGCCAAAGCGGCTATCAATATAGAAACCATGTATCTTTGGTTGCAAAAGGTCGCTAAATTGTGGGAAAGCGGACAAGAACAAGAAGCCAAACCCGCCGGAAACCGTGTTCGGTATTTGGCTGAACAGTTAGCACTAGAAACCTTAGATCTCTGCGTTCGTACTTGTGGGGCGCGTTCTTTAATCAAACCTAGTCCACTAGAACGAATTTTTCGAGATTTATCCTTTTATACTCTTCATGATAATTGTGATCGGGTCCTAGCTTCCATCGGTCAAGAGATCTTAGGAGAAAGCTATGATCGCTCATTTTTTCAAAATAAGCCAAGCGCATCCCCTTAA
- a CDS encoding NADPH-dependent FMN reductase, which yields MYVPIVLGSSRVGRRSLKVAQWILQELQGLDRVATELIDLGEYQLPILEERLNQMAIPIPGVVKFCAKLGEADGIVIVTPEYKGGYPAVLKNALDYLEPQALRYKPIGICTVSAGGFGGLDCLSGLRLVCLALGGLPIPDKFPISRVGEMFDEQGNLLFLDLKPKLQAFFRELLWYTEAMKNHKS from the coding sequence TTGTACGTACCAATTGTTTTAGGAAGTTCTCGAGTAGGACGGCGCAGCCTGAAAGTAGCGCAGTGGATTTTGCAAGAATTGCAAGGCCTGGATAGGGTGGCCACCGAACTGATTGACTTAGGAGAGTATCAGCTTCCTATTTTAGAGGAAAGGTTAAATCAAATGGCGATTCCTATCCCGGGGGTAGTAAAGTTTTGCGCTAAATTAGGCGAAGCTGACGGTATTGTGATCGTGACTCCGGAATATAAAGGCGGCTATCCGGCTGTTTTAAAAAATGCACTTGACTATCTTGAGCCTCAAGCATTACGTTATAAACCTATAGGGATTTGTACTGTATCTGCTGGCGGTTTTGGCGGCTTAGATTGTTTATCTGGACTACGCCTTGTCTGTTTAGCTTTGGGCGGTTTACCTATCCCCGATAAATTTCCTATTTCTCGAGTTGGGGAAATGTTTGATGAGCAAGGAAATCTGCTTTTTTTAGACTTAAAGCCTAAATTACAGGCATTTTTCCGAGAATTGCTTTGGTATACTGAAGCCATGAAAAACCATAAATCGTGA
- a CDS encoding multicopper oxidase family protein — protein MNISRRDAFKWGLGASGMLMLPWTFPEKALAQTAPPDDNDTTTTFTPFQVALPISPVLSPVQRTSTTDYYYIVLQKTQMPIQGLAATGVPTNVWSYTGITNRGLLPAVIPGPTIRQQIGRQSVVRFVNCLGNLAENDIPTTDKQKWPIGEPINAVIHLHGMASLPQYDGYTVDYIQPYYYKDYHYPNDRPATFWYHDHALDRTRRNVAMGMAGIYVVYDQFELDNLPSGNYDIPLVFQSYPDPAGATAYNGYTLVNGVYQARLQVKPRKYRFRLLNATATQTLYLSLLQTDATSRAYPGPVITVIGTDGGLVEKPVTTTELRIGMGERYEILIDFSQYYLADATNNFVFLITNNQDASNGDGGSTTPLLLFEITTPDNEDQLVIPNTLRPFKALPTSGVRRVRQFVFDFTPKADVPPVSDPNASTEQCIPNQTQIATINGKRWDTQRVDADPGLGDIEIWSLVNKTALIHPIHIHLLDFQMLSRNGQPPLPYEQNWKDIFLLGPYDEIEIIGQLGPNRGKYMMHCHNLLHEDCAMMTQFEVGQGGPDPCSAPAQPLTPEDCRNLGIEDLCPKSVHTEILEGS, from the coding sequence ATGAATATCTCAAGACGAGATGCTTTCAAGTGGGGATTGGGAGCTAGTGGTATGCTCATGTTACCTTGGACATTTCCTGAAAAAGCATTAGCTCAGACTGCGCCACCAGACGACAACGACACCACTACAACTTTTACACCTTTTCAAGTTGCCTTGCCGATTTCTCCTGTTTTGTCCCCTGTCCAAAGAACCAGCACAACAGATTATTACTATATCGTCTTGCAAAAAACTCAAATGCCGATTCAAGGTTTGGCGGCAACAGGGGTACCAACTAATGTTTGGAGTTATACAGGAATAACTAACAGAGGACTTTTACCTGCTGTTATCCCTGGCCCAACCATTCGACAACAAATTGGCAGACAATCAGTAGTCCGATTTGTTAATTGCTTGGGGAATCTGGCAGAAAATGATATTCCCACTACTGACAAGCAAAAATGGCCTATAGGAGAACCTATTAATGCCGTCATTCATTTGCATGGTATGGCTTCATTGCCGCAATATGATGGTTATACAGTGGACTATATTCAGCCTTATTATTACAAAGATTATCACTATCCCAATGATCGCCCGGCAACCTTTTGGTATCATGACCATGCCTTAGATAGAACCCGCCGCAATGTAGCAATGGGGATGGCGGGGATATATGTTGTCTACGATCAGTTTGAACTGGACAATTTACCCAGTGGGAATTACGATATCCCCTTAGTATTTCAGAGTTACCCAGATCCGGCGGGGGCCACTGCCTATAATGGATATACTCTGGTTAATGGTGTTTACCAAGCTCGACTACAAGTCAAACCGAGAAAGTATCGCTTCCGTCTTTTAAACGCGACAGCAACTCAAACTCTGTATTTAAGTCTTTTACAGACTGATGCTACGAGTCGTGCCTATCCAGGGCCTGTTATAACCGTGATTGGAACCGATGGCGGACTGGTGGAAAAACCTGTCACTACTACAGAGCTACGCATCGGCATGGGAGAGCGCTATGAAATTCTTATCGATTTTTCGCAATACTACTTAGCAGATGCGACCAATAATTTTGTCTTTTTAATAACCAATAATCAAGATGCCAGTAATGGTGATGGAGGTTCAACAACACCGCTTTTACTTTTTGAAATCACCACGCCTGATAATGAAGATCAGCTTGTTATCCCTAATACCCTGCGACCTTTTAAAGCGCTTCCCACATCGGGAGTTAGACGAGTCAGACAATTTGTCTTTGATTTTACTCCCAAGGCGGATGTTCCCCCGGTGAGCGACCCTAATGCTTCTACTGAGCAATGTATTCCTAACCAGACACAAATAGCCACTATTAATGGTAAACGTTGGGATACTCAGCGAGTGGATGCCGATCCGGGTTTAGGAGATATTGAAATCTGGTCTTTGGTCAATAAAACAGCATTGATTCACCCAATACATATTCATTTACTCGATTTTCAAATGCTTTCACGCAATGGACAGCCGCCGCTTCCTTATGAGCAAAATTGGAAAGATATTTTTCTCTTAGGGCCCTATGATGAAATAGAAATTATTGGTCAATTAGGGCCTAATCGCGGCAAATACATGATGCACTGCCATAATTTGCTACATGAAGATTGCGCGATGATGACTCAGTTTGAGGTGGGACAAGGCGGGCCAGATCCCTGTAGTGCCCCCGCGCAGCCATTAACGCCTGAAGATTGCCGAAATTTGGGAATTGAAGACTTATGTCCAAAATCAGTTCATACCGAAATTTTAGAAGGCAGTTGA
- a CDS encoding LLM class flavin-dependent oxidoreductase, protein MILRFHWMLPLGGERAGESNILIGTPEMQSLPDLETKLEFCRRADEMGIDSLLTAFGYYRPDPIVLATALGMVTQKTKFIIAYRPGLISPTLFVQQINTLASLTNGRVSLNIIAGYSQEEQGYYGDFLSHDQRYDRASEFVGICQELWRNQDGVNFQGQYYQVKGAKVVTPFISEHSSSPEIYIGGGSLQAQELAMRHRVCWLRFIDAPEKIETEIQPILTGGGEVCLRTAIIARPTRKEALEAAYSLINPSYESNKEWVEKLYNQSVDSQSIKTTLEQAKAVDSDWITPWLWRGAVPYFGASAVALVGTPVEIASALLHYKQIGCSQFIFSGWPKIDAMTYFGQEILPLVREMEKKVAEQQ, encoded by the coding sequence ATGATATTAAGATTTCATTGGATGTTACCTCTAGGAGGTGAAAGAGCAGGAGAGTCCAATATATTAATTGGAACCCCCGAAATGCAAAGCTTGCCGGACCTTGAAACGAAGCTAGAGTTCTGTCGTCGTGCTGATGAGATGGGCATTGATTCCCTTTTAACAGCATTTGGTTATTATAGACCAGACCCCATTGTCTTAGCCACAGCACTGGGCATGGTTACCCAAAAAACTAAGTTTATTATTGCCTATCGACCAGGACTGATTTCACCAACTTTGTTTGTACAACAAATTAATACGCTGGCTAGTTTAACTAATGGTCGGGTTAGTTTAAATATTATCGCTGGTTATTCTCAGGAAGAACAGGGCTATTATGGCGATTTTCTTTCTCATGACCAAAGATATGATCGAGCTAGTGAATTTGTAGGAATTTGTCAAGAGCTTTGGCGTAACCAAGACGGCGTAAATTTTCAAGGACAATATTATCAGGTAAAAGGCGCAAAAGTGGTTACTCCTTTTATTTCTGAGCATAGTTCATCTCCGGAAATTTATATCGGCGGCGGTTCATTACAAGCGCAAGAATTAGCTATGCGTCATCGGGTGTGCTGGCTTCGTTTTATTGATGCTCCTGAAAAAATAGAGACGGAAATTCAACCCATATTAACTGGCGGCGGCGAAGTTTGTCTGCGGACTGCTATTATTGCTAGACCCACTCGAAAAGAAGCGCTTGAAGCGGCTTATTCATTAATCAATCCTAGTTATGAATCTAATAAAGAATGGGTAGAAAAACTTTATAATCAAAGTGTAGATTCTCAATCAATAAAAACTACTTTAGAACAAGCAAAAGCTGTTGATTCTGATTGGATTACACCTTGGTTATGGAGAGGAGCCGTTCCTTATTTTGGAGCTTCTGCGGTGGCGTTAGTGGGAACGCCTGTAGAAATTGCCTCGGCACTTTTACACTATAAACAGATAGGTTGCTCTCAATTTATTTTTTCAGGATGGCCGAAAATTGATGCGATGACTTATTTTGGTCAAGAGATTTTACCTTTAGTTAGAGAAATGGAAAAAAAAGTAGCTGAACAACAGTAA
- a CDS encoding phosphate ABC transporter substrate-binding protein, translated as MVLRGSLWITISLVTGLYLSSCSKPAQEETQQQKLTITGASTIAPLVSVLGKKFEEKHPGTRIDVHTGGSARGLADANQGLADIGMVSEALTEEEKKGLKVFLIGLDGVSIIVNKANPIKSMTSEQVKSIYTGKINNWKELGGPEAPITKIHKAEGRSTLKLFLNYFKLDNKFIKADTVIGDDQQGIKVVAGNPNAIGYVSIGSAEYEMSQGVPVKLLALDGVEATTANVANGKFPLMRELNLVVKNSPGKLTQQFVDFAQNKDNYEIITQEHFVPPTKH; from the coding sequence ATGGTACTTAGGGGTTCTTTGTGGATCACCATCAGCCTAGTTACAGGCTTATATTTGTCTAGTTGCAGTAAACCTGCTCAAGAGGAGACGCAACAGCAAAAATTAACCATTACAGGAGCTAGTACCATCGCTCCTTTAGTATCAGTGTTAGGGAAAAAATTTGAAGAAAAGCACCCCGGAACTCGCATTGATGTTCATACTGGCGGCTCGGCTAGAGGACTAGCGGATGCTAATCAAGGATTAGCCGATATAGGCATGGTTTCGGAAGCTTTAACAGAGGAAGAAAAAAAAGGATTAAAAGTCTTTTTAATAGGATTAGATGGCGTTAGCATCATTGTTAATAAAGCTAATCCCATTAAAAGTATGACAAGCGAACAAGTTAAATCGATTTATACCGGAAAAATTAATAATTGGAAAGAATTAGGCGGACCCGAAGCCCCTATTACCAAAATTCATAAAGCTGAAGGACGCTCTACCTTAAAATTATTTCTTAACTATTTTAAACTTGACAATAAATTTATTAAAGCAGATACAGTCATTGGAGATGATCAACAAGGAATCAAAGTGGTAGCGGGAAACCCTAACGCCATTGGTTATGTTTCTATCGGTTCGGCAGAATACGAAATGAGTCAAGGTGTACCCGTTAAACTCTTAGCCTTAGATGGTGTGGAAGCCACCACTGCCAATGTTGCTAATGGCAAATTTCCTTTGATGCGGGAACTTAACTTAGTGGTTAAAAATTCCCCGGGAAAATTAACGCAGCAATTTGTCGATTTTGCCCAAAATAAGGATAATTATGAGATCATCACTCAAGAACACTTTGTTCCCCCAACAAAACATTGA
- the pstC gene encoding phosphate ABC transporter permease subunit PstC, translating into MYLLRIIAAFVGVIVVFILVFLMMESMPVLNQVGLLAFLTNDSWNPGDKLYNLTPMLVSTVFVVAGAVVVATPLGILSALFCHYYAPEKIAHFYRRLMELLAGVPGVVYGFWGLMVLIPLINRWHPPGSSLLAGILMLTLLIMPTIALIADASFAGIADEYLHGAISLGLTRSGTIFSLILPIARSELLMGIILATGRALGETMIVLMVCGNIVQIPDSLFAPIRTLPANIALEMDFALGNHRSALFVSGLLLMAISLVLVLLAEAIKDN; encoded by the coding sequence ATGTACCTCCTACGTATCATAGCCGCTTTTGTGGGCGTGATCGTGGTTTTCATCCTGGTTTTTTTGATGATGGAATCAATGCCAGTATTAAATCAAGTGGGTTTATTGGCTTTTTTAACTAATGATTCTTGGAATCCAGGAGATAAGCTTTATAATCTTACTCCTATGCTAGTCAGTACCGTTTTTGTGGTGGCGGGTGCTGTTGTTGTGGCAACGCCGCTAGGAATTCTCTCAGCCTTATTTTGTCATTATTATGCACCTGAAAAAATTGCCCATTTCTATCGACGGCTCATGGAATTATTAGCGGGAGTGCCCGGCGTTGTTTATGGTTTTTGGGGGTTAATGGTGCTAATTCCTCTCATTAACCGTTGGCATCCACCCGGCAGTAGTTTATTAGCCGGCATTTTAATGTTAACTCTTTTGATTATGCCAACCATTGCCCTCATTGCCGATGCAAGTTTTGCCGGCATTGCTGATGAGTATCTACATGGGGCTATATCTTTGGGGCTAACACGCTCAGGAACAATTTTCAGTTTAATTTTACCCATTGCCCGCTCAGAACTGTTAATGGGTATTATATTAGCAACAGGACGGGCTTTAGGAGAAACAATGATTGTTTTAATGGTGTGCGGCAATATTGTTCAAATTCCTGACAGCCTCTTTGCACCAATTAGAACTTTACCTGCTAATATTGCTTTAGAAATGGATTTTGCTCTAGGAAATCACCGTTCTGCTTTGTTTGTCAGTGGGTTATTATTAATGGCTATTAGTTTGGTTTTAGTGTTACTGGCAGAAGCCATTAAAGATAATTAA
- the pstA gene encoding phosphate ABC transporter permease PstA: protein MSKKTANSSENLALKNPFELGYTFFLKNPVNQKIVYGDILLAIVVWTVAISVTAIFLCICADLVIHGLSKLSWQFLLSEPENAGREGGIASILVSTLMLLIICLAVAVPLSLGTAILLAEYTSKNHWFGRWLRISLDMLASVPSIVFGLFGNAVFCIILGMGFSILSGGLTLACMILPMLIRSMEEGLRMVPDEYRLGAASLGISRISTLINLLLPAAVPSLIAGLILGIGRASAETAALIYTSGYVDRMPQSWLDSGRALSLHIYDLSMNVSGGDSNAYASALVLMMLLIVIDSLASWIGRQWLNRRLQY from the coding sequence ATGTCTAAAAAAACTGCCAATTCATCAGAAAATTTAGCTTTAAAAAATCCCTTTGAACTGGGGTATACTTTTTTTCTCAAAAACCCTGTCAATCAAAAAATTGTCTATGGAGATATCTTACTAGCTATCGTTGTTTGGACAGTAGCCATTTCTGTGACGGCTATTTTTTTGTGTATCTGTGCAGACCTGGTTATACATGGACTGAGCAAATTATCTTGGCAATTCTTGCTGAGTGAACCAGAAAATGCCGGACGAGAAGGCGGTATTGCTTCAATTTTAGTCTCAACGCTCATGCTTTTAATAATTTGCTTGGCGGTGGCAGTGCCTTTGAGTTTAGGTACAGCGATCTTACTAGCCGAATATACAAGCAAAAATCATTGGTTTGGACGATGGTTAAGAATTAGTTTAGATATGTTAGCCAGCGTTCCCTCCATTGTTTTTGGCTTATTTGGCAATGCAGTTTTTTGTATTATTTTGGGAATGGGTTTTTCTATTCTTTCAGGTGGGTTAACCTTGGCTTGTATGATTTTACCGATGTTAATTCGTTCTATGGAAGAAGGGTTAAGGATGGTTCCCGATGAGTATCGTTTAGGGGCTGCCTCTCTGGGAATTTCTCGAATTAGCACTCTGATTAATTTATTATTGCCGGCTGCCGTTCCCAGTTTAATTGCTGGCTTAATATTAGGCATTGGCCGAGCAAGTGCCGAAACAGCCGCACTCATTTACACCAGTGGGTATGTAGACCGAATGCCCCAATCTTGGTTAGATTCTGGTCGCGCTTTGTCATTACATATCTATGACTTATCTATGAATGTGTCCGGTGGAGACAGTAATGCTTATGCTTCAGCCTTAGTGTTAATGATGCTGTTAATTGTTATTGATAGTTTAGCCAGTTGGATAGGCAGACAATGGCTTAATAGAAGGTTACAATATTGA
- a CDS encoding phosphate ABC transporter ATP-binding protein — protein sequence MLPSKTKFKTSAANAQLSQYYLLTDQLSLHYGSKPAFKNVTLTIPRGCITALIGPSGCGKTSFLCCLNRLTDLIPNCSISGQIFLENLNILHPQTDTTALRRRVGMLFQKPNPFPLSIWKNIVFPLREHGYHDREEIEQIVEEVLKDVGLWNEVKDRLKSSALRLSGGQKQRLCLARTLALKPEILLMDEPCSALDPISSAIVEDLIASLRGKYTILIVTHNLAQARRIADYVALFWCEEGTGKLIEAGSVEEIFENPQQPITAAYISGNRG from the coding sequence ATGTTGCCATCAAAAACAAAATTCAAAACTTCTGCGGCTAACGCTCAATTATCCCAGTATTATCTTTTGACTGATCAGTTAAGTTTGCACTATGGCTCAAAGCCAGCTTTTAAAAATGTCACTCTAACTATTCCTCGCGGCTGTATTACTGCGCTCATTGGTCCGTCTGGTTGTGGAAAAACCAGTTTCCTTTGCTGTCTCAATCGTTTAACTGATTTAATTCCCAATTGCAGCATATCTGGGCAAATTTTTCTAGAAAACTTAAATATTCTTCACCCTCAAACTGATACAACTGCTCTCCGTCGCCGAGTGGGAATGCTTTTTCAAAAACCTAATCCTTTTCCTTTATCAATTTGGAAAAATATTGTTTTTCCTCTGCGAGAGCATGGTTATCATGACCGTGAGGAAATTGAACAAATTGTTGAAGAAGTTTTGAAAGATGTAGGCCTATGGAACGAAGTTAAAGATCGCCTAAAATCTTCAGCCCTTCGTCTTTCAGGCGGACAAAAACAGAGGCTTTGTTTGGCTAGGACTTTAGCTTTAAAACCCGAGATTCTGCTCATGGATGAACCTTGTAGCGCTCTAGACCCCATTTCTAGTGCCATTGTAGAGGATTTAATCGCCAGTTTGCGCGGAAAATACACTATTTTAATTGTTACTCACAATCTCGCCCAAGCACGACGTATAGCTGATTATGTAGCTTTATTTTGGTGTGAAGAGGGCACGGGGAAATTGATCGAGGCGGGTTCTGTCGAAGAAATTTTTGAGAATCCTCAACAACCGATTACAGCCGCTTATATAAGTGGAAATCGAGGATAA
- a CDS encoding 2,3-bisphosphoglycerate-dependent phosphoglycerate mutase yields MAKLILLRHGQSLWNAANKFTGWVDIPLSEQGRAEAMIASCKLRAHNYRIDMCFTSMLFRAMETAVICLTECDEICGNKIPIFKHDATDPNWHGWDKYEGNGEDELPIFPTVALDERYYGDLQGLNKQETAEKYGKYQVQEWRRSFNVRPPGGESLEDTLKRTLPFFQEHILKQVTQGNNVLIAAHGNSLRSIIMSLENIPEQEIPHLELATGVPIVYDIDVTGKMTRKLILN; encoded by the coding sequence ATGGCTAAACTAATTTTATTAAGACATGGGCAAAGCCTTTGGAACGCTGCCAACAAGTTTACCGGTTGGGTAGACATTCCTTTAAGCGAACAAGGACGGGCCGAGGCAATGATCGCTTCTTGCAAACTTAGGGCACATAACTATCGTATTGATATGTGCTTCACGAGTATGCTATTTAGAGCGATGGAAACTGCGGTTATTTGTTTAACTGAGTGTGATGAAATTTGTGGCAATAAAATTCCTATATTTAAACATGATGCAACGGACCCTAATTGGCACGGTTGGGACAAGTATGAAGGCAATGGTGAAGACGAATTACCTATTTTTCCAACTGTGGCTTTAGATGAACGTTATTATGGAGACTTACAAGGATTAAACAAACAAGAAACAGCCGAAAAATATGGTAAATATCAAGTGCAAGAATGGCGGCGTTCCTTTAATGTACGTCCACCTGGCGGCGAAAGTTTAGAGGATACCCTTAAGCGTACCTTACCCTTTTTTCAAGAACATATTCTTAAACAGGTTACACAAGGAAACAATGTTTTAATTGCCGCTCATGGTAACTCTTTGCGTTCCATCATTATGAGTTTAGAAAATATTCCTGAGCAAGAAATTCCTCATCTTGAGTTAGCTACTGGTGTTCCCATCGTTTATGATATTGATGTCACCGGCAAAATGACCCGTAAACTCATTTTAAACTAA